A portion of the Granulosicoccus antarcticus IMCC3135 genome contains these proteins:
- a CDS encoding LacI family DNA-binding transcriptional regulator — MRWTSRDRSVTLADVADRAGVSSMTVSKVLRDTGSISPQTRERVLAAVGELGYVKNTLAGQLSSRKSTTIGVVIPSVSDVIFAQMLSGINTVIRPQGLSMLIAESLFSPSLERDTLSSLLSMQPAGLIISGGTEKLDDTLSLLEMRRCPLVSVWDADASFGDRTIGVSHYAAGKMMAEHLLQRGYRQPAYIGSQLHLDVCARHRFDGFRRHLEQHGHSLKSVISEDLPRQSSSGNTLTEQLIQQHPEVTSIFYLNDAMAIGGLRWLSDKGYQCPSQIAVAGFNGTSLEQTIQTRLTTLDVPRSEIGREAAQSIVDLLQGLDAAPDLTIDLTLVQGTTT; from the coding sequence ATGCGGTGGACTTCCAGAGACCGAAGCGTGACTCTGGCCGATGTCGCTGATCGCGCCGGCGTCAGTAGCATGACCGTGTCAAAAGTACTGAGAGATACCGGTAGTATTTCGCCGCAAACCCGTGAGCGTGTGCTGGCAGCAGTCGGAGAACTGGGCTATGTGAAGAATACTCTGGCAGGTCAATTGAGCTCCCGCAAATCCACCACCATCGGGGTGGTCATCCCGTCGGTCTCCGATGTCATCTTCGCCCAGATGCTCAGCGGTATCAACACCGTAATCCGCCCACAAGGCTTGTCCATGCTGATCGCCGAGTCCTTGTTCAGTCCATCACTGGAGCGCGATACTCTGTCCAGCCTGCTCTCCATGCAGCCCGCCGGCCTGATCATCAGTGGCGGCACCGAGAAACTGGACGATACACTGTCCTTGCTCGAGATGCGTCGCTGCCCGCTGGTGTCCGTGTGGGATGCCGACGCCAGCTTTGGAGACAGAACAATCGGCGTATCTCACTATGCCGCGGGCAAGATGATGGCCGAGCATCTGTTGCAACGAGGCTACCGGCAGCCGGCCTATATCGGCTCCCAATTGCACCTGGATGTCTGTGCCAGACACCGGTTCGACGGATTCAGACGCCACCTGGAACAACACGGACACTCGCTAAAATCGGTTATATCCGAAGATCTGCCGCGCCAATCCAGCTCCGGCAACACACTGACCGAACAACTCATACAGCAACATCCCGAGGTTACTTCGATCTTCTACCTCAACGATGCTATGGCCATTGGCGGCCTTCGCTGGCTCAGTGACAAGGGCTATCAATGCCCCTCACAGATTGCAGTCGCAGGCTTCAATGGGACATCTCTGGAGCAGACCATCCAGACGAGATTGACAACTCTGGATGTGCCCCGCAGTGAAATAGGACGCGAAGCCGCTCAATCCATTGTGGATCTGCTCCAGGGTCTCGACGCTGCCCCTGATCTGACTATCGATCTTACGTTGGTACAAGGCACCACTACCTGA
- a CDS encoding trypsin-like serine peptidase produces MAGTTLLSAAVVAFSGGVQAQSEIPKGLESLSIIKYARSANNPSGGYGDIREIDREKREPVDTANLDMSLPKSQREKPEEYKGEKIPDINDLNGKSQFEFFDIESGRSFQFSIERSTLAKLSRQVADTANEHNGDRKPATKDEIRAESRFDKSWSWANDSRSRRGIQDGYSDTNTIYQNLANYGGCSATVLSANSEQMVALTAAHCIYRPGNQYSYSNIEPRKNGVASPTWGTWSPVAFGFYPSFIDNDCEDNWNGSVCIKYDIALVIARPDAGATPPRGMGWGYRNKTSIDTFSKYRRGYPGCGAGHSPMPCSGDYLYGDGQLNLGNYANTDSDNWYRRVKFSSDLNPGDSGSGLYYYRDGNPYVFAVTSAEDTCYTACWYSRPNHARRITPEWYDFINSVVF; encoded by the coding sequence TTGGCAGGCACAACACTGCTATCTGCGGCTGTCGTCGCTTTTTCAGGGGGTGTACAGGCACAGTCCGAAATCCCCAAGGGGCTCGAATCGCTGTCCATCATCAAATATGCACGTTCTGCCAACAATCCATCCGGTGGTTATGGAGATATCAGGGAGATAGACCGAGAGAAACGCGAACCTGTGGATACCGCGAATCTGGACATGAGTCTGCCCAAATCGCAACGCGAGAAGCCGGAGGAGTACAAAGGTGAAAAAATACCTGACATCAATGATCTCAACGGCAAGAGTCAATTCGAGTTCTTTGACATTGAAAGTGGTCGTAGCTTTCAGTTCTCGATAGAGCGTAGTACATTGGCCAAGCTATCCCGACAGGTGGCTGATACAGCCAACGAGCACAACGGTGATCGCAAGCCGGCAACGAAGGATGAAATACGAGCTGAGTCCCGGTTTGACAAATCCTGGAGTTGGGCCAATGACAGTCGCAGCCGACGCGGGATACAAGATGGCTATTCTGATACCAATACGATCTATCAGAATCTTGCAAACTATGGTGGTTGTTCAGCCACGGTCCTGTCTGCCAATAGCGAACAAATGGTGGCTCTGACTGCGGCACATTGTATCTATCGACCAGGAAATCAGTATTCGTATTCCAACATTGAGCCTCGCAAGAATGGAGTGGCGTCACCTACCTGGGGAACATGGAGTCCGGTAGCTTTCGGGTTCTACCCCTCATTCATTGATAACGATTGTGAGGACAACTGGAACGGCAGTGTCTGCATTAAATACGACATTGCCCTGGTTATCGCAAGACCCGATGCCGGTGCAACGCCTCCCAGAGGTATGGGATGGGGATATCGCAATAAGACCTCCATCGATACGTTCAGCAAATACCGCCGCGGTTATCCCGGTTGTGGTGCAGGTCATAGTCCAATGCCTTGCTCCGGAGATTACCTTTATGGTGATGGACAGTTGAACCTGGGTAACTATGCCAATACCGATTCAGACAATTGGTACCGTCGTGTCAAGTTCTCATCCGATCTGAATCCTGGAGACAGTGGGTCAGGCTTGTATTACTATCGAGATGGCAACCCGTATGTATTCGCGGTTACCTCTGCCGAAGATACTTGTTATACGGCCTGCTGGTACTCACGACCAAACCATGCTCGACGGATAACACCTGAGTGGTACGATTTCATCAACTCGGTTGTCTTCTGA
- a CDS encoding GntR family transcriptional regulator — translation MATDSEELYETLRQGLIYGRWKSGERLIPQHLKEELSCTSSVLREALLRLAGEGLIVSEKNLGFRAVTHSQNTFREAAHLRLILEREAAELSLERGDFNWELALTAAYQKLAYVERQMIDSGDVEQLVQHWSLQDWNFHYTLMSACDSALLMRAYKTAFDTFRMYAVAQIPEFGFGREVTMSEHKAIYEAAINRDVAGCLAAIETHVTVYQNKNRSETPLPLKGQPAARLHLTGGTRKA, via the coding sequence GTGGCGACTGATAGCGAAGAGCTGTACGAAACATTGCGTCAGGGCCTGATCTACGGGCGCTGGAAGTCGGGTGAGCGATTAATTCCCCAACACCTCAAGGAAGAACTGAGCTGTACCAGTAGTGTGTTGCGCGAGGCTTTGCTGCGTCTGGCGGGTGAGGGCTTGATCGTCTCCGAGAAGAATCTTGGCTTTCGGGCGGTCACCCATTCGCAGAACACTTTTCGCGAAGCGGCGCATCTGCGATTGATTCTGGAGCGCGAGGCGGCGGAGCTTTCACTCGAGCGCGGCGACTTCAACTGGGAGCTGGCCTTGACAGCTGCCTATCAGAAACTTGCCTATGTAGAGCGACAGATGATCGATAGCGGTGATGTTGAGCAGCTGGTTCAGCACTGGTCTTTGCAGGACTGGAATTTTCATTACACCCTGATGTCAGCCTGCGACTCGGCGCTGCTGATGCGTGCCTACAAGACGGCTTTTGACACATTCCGGATGTATGCCGTGGCACAGATACCTGAATTCGGATTTGGTCGCGAAGTGACGATGAGCGAGCACAAGGCCATCTACGAGGCTGCCATCAACCGGGATGTCGCCGGTTGCCTGGCTGCCATAGAAACGCATGTGACGGTCTATCAGAACAAGAACCGATCCGAGACCCCGTTGCCTTTGAAGGGGCAGCCTGCAGCACGATTGCACTTGACGGGCGGCACGCGCAAAGCCTGA
- a CDS encoding TRAP transporter small permease encodes MMSSFDRFLHLFWRSIDTLMAFLLAMMVVLVFANVVLRYGFSSGIRSSVELSRLGFVWIVMLGAAVTLRHGEHLSINDVAEALLPKLVPFFRRVSGIVILVSVSMLFWGSTKQVLANWNNISQLTGLPKSLLYVPASFSGLLMGLITLRQLLSLDTTKQRESDS; translated from the coding sequence ATGATGTCTTCGTTTGATCGTTTCCTGCACCTGTTCTGGCGCTCGATAGATACCCTCATGGCATTTCTGTTGGCCATGATGGTGGTATTGGTGTTCGCCAATGTCGTCCTGCGTTACGGATTTTCATCCGGCATACGTTCCTCGGTCGAACTGTCGCGCCTGGGCTTTGTCTGGATCGTGATGCTGGGCGCCGCCGTCACGCTCAGGCACGGTGAGCATCTGAGTATCAACGATGTTGCCGAAGCGCTGCTTCCAAAGCTGGTGCCGTTTTTCAGGCGTGTTAGCGGAATCGTCATTCTGGTGTCGGTATCCATGCTGTTCTGGGGCTCAACCAAACAGGTACTGGCGAACTGGAACAACATCTCTCAGCTCACAGGTTTACCCAAAAGCCTGCTTTATGTACCTGCCAGTTTCTCCGGGTTGCTGATGGGCCTCATTACCTTGCGACAGTTACTGTCGCTCGACACGACGAAACAAAGAGAGTCTGACTCATGA
- a CDS encoding TRAP transporter large permease subunit: MTLVLFLGVLLLGILIGIPVAFSLLLSAMVLMAYLDLFSADILAQALVNGVDSFPLLAIPFFLIAGEVMASGGLARRIVTLASSLLGHRKGGLGYVVIFTSVLLAGLSGSAVADAAALSSMLFPMMAKANYPHGRSAGLLASGGIIAPVIPPSLPLILIGVAGNISIAKLFVAGLVPGLMMGVVLVVVWSLLVRKEDLPVQEPASGAERFDALKGAFFALLLPVIIIGGIRTGIFTPTEAAVVAAVYAIFISSVIYREMTWRSLYEVLVRASRATGMVMFLVGCAMVAAWVVTVAQIPQQLVLLLGPLVDNPRLLMAVIMLIVFFVGMVMDLGPSVLILAPLFMPVIKEAGIEPVYFGVMFIINASIGLITPPVGNVLNVVCGVSSVSMTEAVKGVYPFVLAYLALLAVFVAFPNVIIIPMQLLIG, translated from the coding sequence ATGACGCTGGTTCTGTTTCTTGGCGTTCTGCTCCTGGGTATTCTTATTGGAATCCCGGTCGCATTTTCGCTCTTGCTGAGTGCCATGGTCCTGATGGCATACCTGGACCTGTTCAGTGCGGACATTCTGGCGCAGGCGTTGGTCAATGGTGTCGACAGCTTTCCGTTGCTGGCCATACCGTTCTTTCTGATTGCCGGGGAGGTCATGGCATCAGGCGGACTGGCACGTCGTATCGTGACGCTGGCAAGCAGTCTTCTGGGGCACAGAAAAGGTGGCTTGGGCTATGTCGTGATCTTCACCTCCGTATTGCTGGCAGGCTTGTCTGGTTCGGCGGTTGCCGATGCAGCGGCCTTGTCCAGCATGTTGTTTCCCATGATGGCCAAAGCGAACTACCCACATGGGCGCTCTGCCGGGTTGCTGGCTTCGGGCGGCATCATCGCACCCGTCATCCCTCCCTCCTTGCCGCTCATCCTGATTGGGGTGGCCGGTAATATCTCTATCGCCAAATTGTTTGTAGCAGGACTGGTGCCCGGATTGATGATGGGGGTCGTACTTGTGGTTGTCTGGTCGCTGCTGGTGCGCAAGGAAGATCTACCCGTGCAGGAGCCGGCTTCTGGCGCAGAGCGCTTTGACGCGCTGAAGGGGGCGTTCTTTGCACTGCTGCTACCGGTGATCATCATCGGTGGTATTCGAACCGGTATCTTCACGCCCACCGAAGCTGCCGTGGTCGCTGCGGTCTATGCCATTTTCATATCCTCGGTGATCTATCGCGAGATGACCTGGCGCAGTCTGTACGAGGTGCTGGTGCGTGCATCCAGAGCGACTGGCATGGTCATGTTTCTGGTCGGCTGTGCCATGGTGGCGGCCTGGGTCGTGACGGTTGCCCAGATTCCGCAGCAGCTGGTTCTGCTGCTGGGACCGTTGGTGGACAACCCACGTTTGTTGATGGCGGTCATCATGCTCATCGTATTCTTTGTTGGCATGGTCATGGACCTGGGGCCATCGGTTCTGATCCTTGCTCCACTGTTCATGCCGGTCATCAAAGAGGCGGGCATCGAGCCGGTCTATTTCGGAGTCATGTTCATCATCAACGCATCAATCGGTCTGATTACACCACCAGTGGGCAATGTGCTCAATGTCGTGTGCGGTGTGTCTTCGGTTTCCATGACAGAGGCGGTCAAGGGCGTCTATCCATTCGTGCTTGCCTACCTGGCGCTGCTTGCGGTCTTTGTCGCTTTTCCTAATGTCATCATCATTCCGATGCAATTGCTCATCGGTTAA
- a CDS encoding trypsin-like serine protease, with protein MSSNIHIHPSQKRFFQIRICLQLLASCALYLLITTMSKAGGESSQSSAFHYGLDSQFTTPHCVATKLKSSASRVRSLEQKPDVMSRQVVHALTAAHCFRNTVESINIGCRDSSTVEALITAFYWHPTHDVVLMKLLVNEACLGKGVSLRHQELDKHHQNKQLVIPGTVQPQSMTFGESRAFEPATPSSEFVRVAEILSVDQETLRLSDQVVCLKAGDSGYPLLMNGEIAGMLISGLEGCPTEQIAIRTDRIANWISRHME; from the coding sequence ATGTCTTCAAACATCCATATTCACCCCAGTCAGAAACGTTTTTTTCAGATTCGTATCTGCCTGCAGCTGCTCGCAAGCTGCGCATTGTACTTACTGATAACAACTATGAGTAAAGCAGGGGGCGAAAGTAGTCAATCATCCGCATTCCACTACGGGCTCGACAGTCAATTCACTACCCCGCATTGCGTAGCAACAAAACTTAAGTCATCAGCCAGCAGGGTTCGCTCGTTAGAACAGAAACCTGATGTGATGTCCCGGCAAGTTGTCCATGCCTTGACAGCGGCACATTGTTTTCGAAATACGGTTGAATCCATTAATATCGGTTGCCGTGATAGTTCAACCGTTGAAGCCCTGATCACGGCTTTTTATTGGCATCCGACACATGACGTCGTTCTCATGAAGCTGCTTGTCAATGAAGCATGCCTGGGCAAGGGGGTCTCATTAAGGCATCAAGAACTGGATAAACACCATCAGAATAAGCAACTTGTCATTCCAGGTACAGTGCAACCACAGAGCATGACATTTGGAGAAAGCAGGGCATTCGAGCCAGCTACACCGTCCAGTGAGTTTGTCAGAGTTGCAGAAATTCTTTCGGTAGATCAGGAAACCCTGAGACTGTCAGATCAGGTTGTCTGTCTCAAAGCAGGTGATTCAGGTTATCCATTGCTTATGAATGGTGAAATTGCAGGCATGTTAATTTCTGGACTGGAAGGGTGCCCAACTGAACAGATAGCCATACGCACCGATAGAATCGCTAATTGGATCAGCCGTCATATGGAGTAG
- a CDS encoding MocE family 2Fe-2S type ferredoxin, with translation MSQLVRACGTDEIEEEEVLRFDHEGNTFALYHGPDGNFYATDGYCTHAKAHLGDGIVDEFEIECPLHFGAFDYRTGDATVAPACQKLKTYPVSIQEGAVFIDIS, from the coding sequence ATGTCTCAACTCGTACGTGCCTGCGGTACTGATGAAATCGAAGAAGAGGAAGTACTCCGGTTCGATCACGAAGGTAATACCTTTGCGCTTTATCATGGCCCTGATGGGAACTTTTACGCTACTGATGGCTACTGCACTCATGCCAAGGCGCATCTGGGTGATGGCATTGTTGATGAATTCGAAATCGAATGCCCGCTGCATTTCGGCGCTTTTGACTATCGCACCGGCGATGCAACGGTGGCACCTGCCTGTCAGAAGTTGAAAACCTACCCGGTGAGCATTCAGGAAGGTGCGGTGTTCATCGATATCAGCTAG
- a CDS encoding sterol desaturase family protein, with protein sequence MAKKPKTTIDEHGQTRDRRGEWRSGRPVYLEPLLNDPLNVKGIAKWLFGFPGFFAPWFAIYMLVIGISYAFFTPSLDRMGSLSADWILEIIARNVILLTLWNGVFHLWFYRWRKQGRQKKYNANWMSKNNPTFLFKDQVWDNMFWSYCGALFWSAYECGLWWAYANDWLPYIDFSSNPVWFCLAMALVPFWRNFHFYCIHRLIHWKPLYDRVHYLHHKNVNVGPWSGMAMHPVEHLLYFSCVLIHVVVPSHPLHMMFNAFQTGLGPAVSHSGFDEIVFGDEKSVRNDRYMHYLHHRYHNVNFGESNVPLDKWFGSLHDGSPESDLHFREVHKKRVQGQQVDAS encoded by the coding sequence ATGGCAAAAAAACCGAAAACGACCATCGACGAGCACGGACAAACCCGTGACCGTCGTGGCGAATGGCGCTCCGGCAGGCCTGTGTATCTGGAGCCCTTGCTCAATGACCCGCTCAATGTGAAGGGCATAGCAAAATGGCTCTTCGGTTTTCCAGGCTTTTTTGCACCCTGGTTTGCCATTTACATGCTGGTGATCGGCATCAGCTATGCCTTCTTCACCCCCTCTCTGGATCGCATGGGCAGCCTGAGTGCTGACTGGATCCTGGAAATCATAGCGCGCAACGTGATCCTGCTGACGCTCTGGAATGGTGTTTTTCATCTGTGGTTCTACCGCTGGCGCAAACAGGGTCGGCAGAAAAAATACAATGCCAACTGGATGTCCAAAAACAACCCGACCTTTCTGTTCAAGGATCAGGTCTGGGACAACATGTTCTGGTCATACTGTGGTGCTCTGTTCTGGAGTGCGTATGAGTGCGGGCTGTGGTGGGCCTACGCCAACGACTGGTTGCCCTATATCGATTTTTCCAGCAACCCTGTCTGGTTCTGCCTGGCCATGGCACTCGTGCCATTTTGGAGAAACTTCCACTTCTACTGCATTCATCGCCTGATCCACTGGAAGCCTTTATATGATCGCGTCCACTACCTGCACCACAAGAATGTGAATGTCGGCCCCTGGTCGGGCATGGCCATGCATCCGGTAGAACACCTGTTGTATTTCAGCTGTGTATTAATCCATGTGGTCGTACCCAGTCACCCATTACACATGATGTTCAATGCCTTCCAGACGGGGCTGGGCCCCGCTGTCAGTCACTCCGGTTTTGACGAAATCGTCTTCGGCGATGAAAAATCCGTCCGCAATGATCGGTACATGCACTACCTGCATCACCGTTATCACAATGTAAATTTCGGCGAAAGCAACGTGCCTTTGGACAAGTGGTTCGGCAGTCTGCACGATGGCTCACCGGAGTCTGATTTGCATTTTCGTGAAGTGCACAAAAAACGTGTGCAAGGGCAACAAGTCGACGCCAGCTAG
- a CDS encoding NAD(P)/FAD-dependent oxidoreductase has product MTNRILIIGAGHAAIRAALAIREAGHEGPVTIIADEGSELPYERPPLSKWSDDAVTCALPIVPIEQLNAANVERIAGKVISLDTGNKQLVLSDGSQWAYSKLLLATGANARQLPPATNGDTAIHYLRDIADTVKLKQAASVARQAVIIGGGFIGLELAASLRAAGVAVHVVEAADRLLSRAVSMEVSRIVQQIHQRHEVQFSFDVAIEEIMSQPCTVKLSNGTTITTDMIIAGIGSLASTELAQQAGLAVSNGIVVDSHLRSSDPDIYAAGDCCAFPLYGPGGQATRLESWQAAGDQGEIAGHNMVAQTARSYIKSPWFWSEQYDHVLQVAGLPSTQMQLVQRSYDETHHITFGLNTDGTLGYACGIAPGLKIAKDIRLATKLIEKAVPISKDALCDPSIALKSLR; this is encoded by the coding sequence ATGACTAACAGAATCCTGATAATCGGTGCGGGACACGCAGCCATCAGAGCGGCTCTTGCGATCCGGGAGGCTGGCCATGAAGGGCCCGTAACGATTATTGCAGATGAGGGCTCTGAGCTACCCTATGAACGTCCACCTCTGTCCAAGTGGTCTGACGATGCCGTTACCTGCGCTCTGCCTATCGTCCCGATAGAACAGTTGAATGCCGCCAACGTAGAGCGCATCGCCGGAAAAGTGATCAGCCTGGACACTGGCAACAAGCAACTTGTCCTGAGCGACGGTAGCCAATGGGCCTATTCAAAACTATTGCTCGCAACCGGCGCTAACGCCCGTCAACTTCCGCCAGCAACAAACGGTGACACAGCTATACATTATCTACGCGATATCGCCGATACCGTAAAACTGAAACAGGCTGCCAGTGTCGCCAGGCAGGCCGTCATCATCGGTGGCGGATTCATCGGCCTGGAACTGGCCGCCAGCCTGCGAGCAGCAGGTGTGGCTGTGCATGTCGTAGAAGCAGCGGACAGACTATTATCACGTGCCGTAAGCATGGAAGTGTCCCGCATTGTTCAACAGATTCACCAGCGGCATGAAGTACAGTTCAGCTTTGATGTAGCGATAGAAGAGATCATGAGTCAGCCTTGTACTGTAAAGCTGAGCAATGGCACGACAATCACAACAGACATGATTATCGCGGGTATCGGCTCACTCGCTTCAACCGAATTGGCGCAGCAGGCAGGCCTGGCGGTATCCAATGGAATTGTTGTTGATTCGCACTTGCGCAGTAGCGATCCTGATATATATGCCGCAGGCGACTGCTGTGCTTTTCCACTCTATGGCCCCGGTGGCCAGGCAACCCGACTGGAGTCCTGGCAGGCCGCCGGAGATCAGGGCGAAATCGCCGGCCACAATATGGTTGCACAGACTGCCCGCAGTTACATCAAGTCCCCGTGGTTCTGGTCTGAACAATATGATCACGTATTACAGGTAGCCGGACTGCCCTCCACCCAAATGCAACTTGTACAAAGATCCTACGATGAGACTCACCACATCACGTTCGGTCTGAACACCGATGGAACATTAGGCTATGCCTGCGGAATTGCTCCAGGGCTCAAGATTGCAAAGGATATACGCCTGGCCACAAAGCTGATCGAAAAAGCTGTTCCGATTTCAAAGGATGCTCTTTGTGATCCGAGTATCGCCCTGAAATCTCTTCGATAG
- a CDS encoding DctP family TRAP transporter solute-binding subunit: MKHILKAVTVAASLAILATPALSATRLKFAHPAPDTDLSHKMALQFAEQVKTGTNGSVVVDVFPNGQLGTDEQMIDGVRSGIISFTLVGLNNFSGMLPASGSFSLPFMFPDRATAYKVLDGAPGQSVAADMEEFGMKSMGFPDNGYRNITNNRGPIRVPADLSGLRMRVNNSKALNDLFQALDANPQQIPVAELYTALETGVVDAQDHPIWVVEAFKFFEVQKYLSLSQHAYSALALVMNLESFESLTADEKTVLVQAAADAVAFQREGNEAAEEKQIEFLISEGMEVNRDVDSAAFQEASKPVWDKFIEDNGSDMIDAIQEASK; encoded by the coding sequence ATGAAACATATCTTAAAGGCTGTGACGGTTGCAGCTTCACTGGCCATTCTGGCTACCCCGGCGCTGTCGGCAACACGCTTGAAGTTTGCCCATCCGGCACCCGACACCGATCTGTCCCACAAGATGGCCTTGCAGTTTGCCGAGCAGGTAAAAACAGGCACAAATGGCTCGGTCGTCGTGGATGTATTCCCGAATGGGCAACTGGGTACCGATGAGCAGATGATTGACGGCGTTCGTTCGGGCATCATCAGTTTCACGCTGGTCGGCCTGAACAATTTCTCTGGCATGTTGCCGGCGTCGGGTTCCTTTTCACTACCATTCATGTTCCCTGATCGTGCGACAGCTTATAAAGTGCTGGACGGTGCACCGGGTCAGTCAGTGGCCGCTGACATGGAAGAGTTCGGCATGAAGAGCATGGGCTTTCCTGACAATGGTTACCGCAATATCACTAACAATCGCGGACCCATTCGAGTGCCTGCCGACTTGTCTGGTCTGCGTATGCGAGTCAACAATTCAAAAGCCTTGAATGACCTGTTCCAGGCACTGGATGCCAACCCGCAACAGATCCCCGTAGCCGAGCTGTACACGGCGCTGGAAACTGGCGTGGTTGATGCGCAGGATCATCCTATCTGGGTTGTTGAAGCCTTCAAGTTCTTCGAAGTTCAGAAGTACCTGAGCCTGTCTCAGCATGCCTACTCGGCACTGGCTCTGGTCATGAATCTGGAGAGCTTCGAGTCACTGACCGCTGACGAGAAAACTGTTCTGGTTCAGGCCGCGGCTGATGCAGTTGCCTTTCAGCGTGAAGGTAACGAGGCCGCCGAAGAGAAGCAGATCGAATTCCTGATCTCCGAAGGCATGGAAGTGAACCGGGATGTGGATTCTGCAGCCTTTCAGGAAGCGTCCAAGCCGGTTTGGGACAAGTTCATCGAAGACAATGGCAGTGACATGATCGATGCCATTCAGGAAGCATCGAAGTAG
- a CDS encoding peptidylprolyl isomerase: MIPESRVDSNPSGRGLHPNIAEYGKVLALQGDHESALMHYREAMRLAVDEAAPEAFFRHYLECSMESIEMLGAYEDVIEYCERVDQHYDQVTPTDELQTRFISLDRATNFQRMGSNLLKLGRSEEALSALGQANQLALENGTNLPLASALIGWLQRRLTVDTNRIQAEQRRLGYFAVTHETVDPKKAVPLPDTLTKLRR, translated from the coding sequence ATGATTCCCGAGAGCCGCGTTGACAGCAATCCATCAGGCAGAGGACTGCACCCTAACATTGCTGAGTACGGCAAAGTGCTTGCACTGCAAGGGGACCATGAGTCAGCGCTGATGCATTATAGAGAGGCGATGCGGCTAGCTGTCGACGAAGCAGCGCCAGAGGCGTTCTTTCGCCATTACCTCGAATGTTCGATGGAGTCCATCGAGATGCTTGGAGCATATGAGGACGTTATCGAGTACTGCGAACGCGTCGACCAGCACTACGATCAAGTCACACCGACTGACGAGTTGCAGACCCGATTCATAAGTCTCGACCGAGCAACGAACTTTCAGCGAATGGGTAGTAACCTGCTCAAACTGGGCCGCTCCGAGGAGGCGCTCAGTGCCCTTGGCCAAGCCAATCAGCTAGCGCTCGAAAATGGCACAAACCTTCCGCTGGCCTCAGCCCTTATCGGCTGGCTGCAGCGCAGATTGACGGTCGACACGAACCGAATACAGGCCGAACAACGACGGCTTGGGTACTTCGCCGTAACGCATGAAACGGTCGACCCCAAAAAGGCGGTGCCGTTGCCTGACACTCTAACTAAACTTCGAAGGTGA
- a CDS encoding 3-methyl-2-oxobutanoate hydroxymethyltransferase: protein MKHIYTAAGQPASRTVTIADMRSAKGQRKLVQVTANTADEAMAVQEAGIDMMICDAANAHIVRAANPTTFCTAAVKLTEHATTDDIMREAYRVMHLGVDAIITPRSFKTVEILAREDIPVMGHLGLVPRKSIWLGGLRAVGKTATEAQRLFRDFKSLEDAGAFAVESEVIAGPVMAEIAPRTSLICVSLGSGSGGDVTFLFMNDLCGETANPPRHARAFGNLAALHEALYKARVQALNDFRVAALEGEFPTVAQTPTLDDNELAIFRKALQSEQTPTAG, encoded by the coding sequence GTGAAACACATCTATACCGCAGCGGGGCAACCTGCCAGTCGTACCGTCACAATCGCCGACATGCGCTCTGCGAAAGGTCAGCGCAAGCTGGTTCAGGTGACGGCCAATACCGCCGATGAGGCCATGGCTGTTCAGGAAGCGGGCATTGACATGATGATCTGCGATGCTGCCAATGCTCATATTGTTCGTGCGGCGAATCCGACAACGTTCTGTACCGCGGCGGTCAAGCTGACGGAGCACGCCACCACCGATGACATCATGCGCGAGGCGTACAGAGTGATGCATCTGGGTGTTGATGCCATCATCACGCCACGCAGTTTCAAGACGGTCGAGATACTGGCTCGCGAGGATATTCCAGTTATGGGGCATCTGGGTCTGGTGCCGCGCAAGAGTATCTGGCTGGGTGGTTTGCGCGCTGTGGGCAAGACGGCAACAGAGGCGCAGAGATTGTTTCGTGATTTCAAGAGTCTTGAGGACGCGGGGGCATTTGCGGTCGAATCCGAAGTCATTGCCGGCCCTGTCATGGCGGAGATAGCCCCCAGAACCAGTCTGATCTGTGTTTCCCTGGGTTCCGGCAGTGGCGGTGATGTGACCTTTCTGTTCATGAACGATCTGTGTGGAGAAACCGCCAATCCGCCGCGTCACGCCCGTGCATTCGGTAATCTGGCCGCACTGCATGAGGCTCTCTACAAGGCAAGAGTGCAGGCACTTAATGATTTCAGAGTTGCAGCGCTTGAGGGTGAATTTCCAACTGTCGCCCAGACGCCTACGCTCGACGATAACGAGCTTGCAATCTTTCGCAAGGCTCTGCAAAGCGAACAGACCCCTACAGCCGGGTAA